One genomic segment of Suncus etruscus isolate mSunEtr1 chromosome 15, mSunEtr1.pri.cur, whole genome shotgun sequence includes these proteins:
- the SPNS1 gene encoding protein spinster homolog 1 isoform X1, whose amino-acid sequence MAGADSAPFLSQADDTDEGPGPGAPGLPGNPKAELPEVPDREGLQRITGISAGHSALIVAVLCYINLVNYMDRFTVAGVLTDIEQFFDIGDGSSGLIHTVFISSYMVLAPVFGYLGDRYNRKYLMCGGIAFWSLVTLGSSFIPRERFWLLLVTRGLVGVGEASYSTIAPTLIADLFVADQRSRMLSVFYFAIPVGSGLGYIAGSKVKDVAGDWHWALRVTPGLGVVAVLLLFLVVREPPRGAVERHSDSPPLNPTSWWADLRALSRNPSFILSSLGFTAVAFVTGSLALWAPAFLLRARVVLGETPPCLPGDSCSSSDSLIFGLITCLTGVLGVGLGVEVSHRLRRSNPRADPLVCAAGLLGSAPFLFLALACARGSIVATYIFIFIGETLLSMNWAIVADILLYVVIPTRRSTAEAFQILLSHLLGDAGSPYLMGLISDRLRRNWPPSFLSEFRALQFSLMLCAFVGALGGAAFLGTALVIEADRRRAQLHMQGLYHEAGSADDRIVVPQRGRSTRVPVSSVLI is encoded by the exons ATGGCCGGGGCCGACTCCGCGCCCTTCCTCAGCCAGGCGGATGACACGGACGAAGGACCGGGGCCCGGCGCCCCGGGGTTGCCGGGGAACCCGAAGGCCGAGCTCCCTGAGGTCCCTGATCGGGAAGGGCTGCAGCGCATCACGGGCATATCCGCGGGCCACTCGGCTCTCATCGTGGCCGTCCTGTGCTACATCAACCTCGTCAACTACATGGACCGCTTCACCGTAGCCG GTGTCCTTACCGACATCGAGCAGTTCTTTGACATCGGGGACGGTAGCTCCGGCCTCATCCACACCG TGTTTATCTCCAGCTACATGGTGTTGGCTCCTGTGTTTGGCTACTTGGGGGACAGATACAATCGGAAGTATCTCATGTGCGGGGGCATTGCCTTCTGGTCACTGGTGACCCTGGGGTCATCATTCATCCCTAGAGAG CGGTTCTGGCTGCTGCTCGTGACCCGGGGCCTGGTGGGGGTCGGGGAGGCCAGTTACTCCACCATCGCCCCCACCCTCATCGCTGACCTCTTTGTGGCTGACCAGCGAAGCCGGATGCTCAGTGTCTTCTATTTTGCCATCCCAGTGGGCAG TGGCCTGGGATATATTGCAGGCTCCAAAGTAAAGGATGTGGCTGGTGACTGGCACTGGGCTCTGAGG GTGACCCCAGGACTGGGCGTGGTGGCAGTTCTGCTGCTGTTCCTGGTGGTGCGGGAGCCACCCCGGGGTGCCGTGGAGCGACATTCAGACTCTCCACCCCTGAATCCCACATCCTGGTGGGCAGATCTCAGGGCTCTGTCCAGGAA CCCCAGTTTCATCCTGTCCTCGTTGGGCTTCACGGCAGTGGCCTTCGTCACGGGTTCCCTGGCTCTGTGGGCACCTGCATTCTTGCTGCGTGCCCGTGTGGTCTTGGGGGAAACACCCCCCTGCCTTCCTGGAGACTCCTGCTCCTCCTCTGACAG TCTCATCTTTGGGCTCATCACCTGCCTGACGGGAGTCCTTGGAGTGGGCCTTGGTGTGGAGGTCAGCCACCGCCTTCGCCGCTCCAACCCCCGGGCCGATCCCCTCGTGTGTGCCGCCGGACTCCTGGGCTCTGCGCCCTTCCTCTTTCTGGCCCTCGCCTGTGCTCGTGGAAGCATCGTGGCCACCTAT ATCTTCATCTTCATCGGGGAGACACTGCTGTCCATGAACTGGGCCATCGTGGCGGACATTCTGCTG TATGTGGTGATCCCCACACGCCGCTCCACAGCTGAGGCTTTCCAGATCTTGCTGTCACATCTGCTGGGGGATGCTGGGAGCCCCTACCTCATGGGCCTG ATCTCCGACCGCCTGCGCCGGAATTGGCCTCCCTCCTTCCTGTCCGAATTCCGGGCACTGCAGTTCTCACTCATGCTCTGCGCCTTTGTTGGGGCTCTCGGAGGTGCTGCCTTCCTGGGCACTGCTTTGGTGATCGAGGCTGACCGGCGGCGTGCCCAGCTCCACATGCAGG GTCTGTATCATGAGGCCGGATCTGCTGATGACCGGATCGTGGTGCCCCAGCGTGGCCGCTCCACCCGGGTCCCTGTGTCTAGCGTCCTCATCTGA
- the SPNS1 gene encoding protein spinster homolog 1 isoform X2 translates to MDRFTVAGVLTDIEQFFDIGDGSSGLIHTVFISSYMVLAPVFGYLGDRYNRKYLMCGGIAFWSLVTLGSSFIPRERFWLLLVTRGLVGVGEASYSTIAPTLIADLFVADQRSRMLSVFYFAIPVGSGLGYIAGSKVKDVAGDWHWALRVTPGLGVVAVLLLFLVVREPPRGAVERHSDSPPLNPTSWWADLRALSRNPSFILSSLGFTAVAFVTGSLALWAPAFLLRARVVLGETPPCLPGDSCSSSDSLIFGLITCLTGVLGVGLGVEVSHRLRRSNPRADPLVCAAGLLGSAPFLFLALACARGSIVATYIFIFIGETLLSMNWAIVADILLYVVIPTRRSTAEAFQILLSHLLGDAGSPYLMGLISDRLRRNWPPSFLSEFRALQFSLMLCAFVGALGGAAFLGTALVIEADRRRAQLHMQGLYHEAGSADDRIVVPQRGRSTRVPVSSVLI, encoded by the exons ATGGACCGCTTCACCGTAGCCG GTGTCCTTACCGACATCGAGCAGTTCTTTGACATCGGGGACGGTAGCTCCGGCCTCATCCACACCG TGTTTATCTCCAGCTACATGGTGTTGGCTCCTGTGTTTGGCTACTTGGGGGACAGATACAATCGGAAGTATCTCATGTGCGGGGGCATTGCCTTCTGGTCACTGGTGACCCTGGGGTCATCATTCATCCCTAGAGAG CGGTTCTGGCTGCTGCTCGTGACCCGGGGCCTGGTGGGGGTCGGGGAGGCCAGTTACTCCACCATCGCCCCCACCCTCATCGCTGACCTCTTTGTGGCTGACCAGCGAAGCCGGATGCTCAGTGTCTTCTATTTTGCCATCCCAGTGGGCAG TGGCCTGGGATATATTGCAGGCTCCAAAGTAAAGGATGTGGCTGGTGACTGGCACTGGGCTCTGAGG GTGACCCCAGGACTGGGCGTGGTGGCAGTTCTGCTGCTGTTCCTGGTGGTGCGGGAGCCACCCCGGGGTGCCGTGGAGCGACATTCAGACTCTCCACCCCTGAATCCCACATCCTGGTGGGCAGATCTCAGGGCTCTGTCCAGGAA CCCCAGTTTCATCCTGTCCTCGTTGGGCTTCACGGCAGTGGCCTTCGTCACGGGTTCCCTGGCTCTGTGGGCACCTGCATTCTTGCTGCGTGCCCGTGTGGTCTTGGGGGAAACACCCCCCTGCCTTCCTGGAGACTCCTGCTCCTCCTCTGACAG TCTCATCTTTGGGCTCATCACCTGCCTGACGGGAGTCCTTGGAGTGGGCCTTGGTGTGGAGGTCAGCCACCGCCTTCGCCGCTCCAACCCCCGGGCCGATCCCCTCGTGTGTGCCGCCGGACTCCTGGGCTCTGCGCCCTTCCTCTTTCTGGCCCTCGCCTGTGCTCGTGGAAGCATCGTGGCCACCTAT ATCTTCATCTTCATCGGGGAGACACTGCTGTCCATGAACTGGGCCATCGTGGCGGACATTCTGCTG TATGTGGTGATCCCCACACGCCGCTCCACAGCTGAGGCTTTCCAGATCTTGCTGTCACATCTGCTGGGGGATGCTGGGAGCCCCTACCTCATGGGCCTG ATCTCCGACCGCCTGCGCCGGAATTGGCCTCCCTCCTTCCTGTCCGAATTCCGGGCACTGCAGTTCTCACTCATGCTCTGCGCCTTTGTTGGGGCTCTCGGAGGTGCTGCCTTCCTGGGCACTGCTTTGGTGATCGAGGCTGACCGGCGGCGTGCCCAGCTCCACATGCAGG GTCTGTATCATGAGGCCGGATCTGCTGATGACCGGATCGTGGTGCCCCAGCGTGGCCGCTCCACCCGGGTCCCTGTGTCTAGCGTCCTCATCTGA
- the LAT gene encoding linker for activation of T-cells family member 1: protein MDTAVPGSYELGLVLLPLLAVLLALCLRCRDLQSSCDDRPYDERSLVMKPPPIFVPCPPAIPHPPVAVPSHLDLGPLQLLGGSHEAPSSLQDSDGADSVPSYENENPWEPEDWAGGGAGPDLLADPPVMTPGCSIEVRDEDEEEDNNGGYLMVLPDDVPASGTVAQPAPSKPGLRDSAFSMESGDDYVNVPDSGESADASLDGSQEYVNVSQELHPAPSTEPATPSFHEAKVEDEEDEEEEEEEEEGPSDYDYENLQLS from the exons ATGGACACAGCTGTGCCTGGGTCCTACGAGCTGGGTCTCGTGTTGCTGCCATTGCTAGCTGTGCTGCTGGCCCTGTGCCTGCGCTGCCGAGACCTCCAAA GCTCCTGCGATGACAGGCCCTACGACGAGCG GAGCCTGGTGATGAAGCCACCTC CCATATTCGTTCCCTGCCCACCAGCCATTCCCCATCCGCCTGTGGCTGTCCCGAGCCATCTGGACCT GGGACCCCTACAGCTCCTTGGGGGCTCCCACGAAGCACCATCTTCCCTGCAGGACTCCGATGGGG CCGACAGTGTGCCCAGCTATGAGAACGAGAATCCGTGGGAACCCGAGGACTGGGCTGGGGGAGGGGCAGGGCCTGACTTACTGGCTGACCCCCCTGTCATGACCCCAGGATGCTCCATTGAGGTCAGGGatgaagatgaggaggaggacaACAATGGGGGCTACTT GATGGTGCTTCCTGACGATGTCCCAGCCTCAGGCACTGTGGCCCAGCCTGCACCCAGCAAGCCTGGCCTCCGCGACAGCGCCTTCTCGA TGGAGTCAGGGGATGATTATGTGAATGTTCCAGACAGCGGGGAGAGTGCGGACGCTTCTCTGG ATGGGAGCCAGGAGTACGTGAACGTGTCCCAGGAGTTGCATCCAGCCCCAAGCACTGAACCTG CCACCCCCAGTTTCCACGAGGCAAAGGTAGAAgacgaggaggacgaggaggaggaggaggaggaagaggaaggcccTTCGGATTATGACTATGAGAACCTGCAGCTCAGCTGA